The Roseimicrobium gellanilyticum genome contains a region encoding:
- a CDS encoding Dabb family protein yields the protein MIRHTVVFRLKHATGSAEERDFLEAGLKLAAIPGVEKFEALRQVSVKNPYTFGFSMEFASQEAYNFYSSHPDHDRFVQERWIPEVAEFMEIDYVAVS from the coding sequence ATGATCCGCCACACCGTCGTCTTCCGTTTGAAACACGCCACAGGCTCCGCCGAGGAGCGCGACTTCCTTGAGGCCGGACTGAAGCTCGCAGCCATTCCCGGTGTGGAGAAGTTTGAGGCGCTGAGGCAGGTCAGCGTGAAGAATCCCTACACCTTCGGCTTCTCCATGGAGTTCGCCTCGCAGGAAGCCTACAACTTCTACAGCAGCCACCCCGACCACGACCGCTTTGTGCAGGAGCGGTGGATTCCGGAGGTGGCGGAGTTCATGGAGATTGATTATGTGGCGGTTTCTTGA
- a CDS encoding segregation and condensation protein A: MEPTDNDYKVKLEVFEGPLDLLLYLIKKDEIDIYDVSIERITSQYLNYIDTFKALNIELASEFIVMAANLMYLKSRELLPKDLQPPDEQAEEDDPRWELIRQLVEYKKFKDAAQFLGQRESKGAELFTATPEIPDLTTPEESIAEVGIFDLIRAFQKVLRKFEDTHTLREIVDDRWTVSDKIDHLLEIVPVGGRVRFDELFSAATSRSEVIVTFLAMLELMKLHFLEVEQERVLGEIVVVRPSDKIDELAATIPPHMQLAAGMKQKSDDAEEEGDETPKDLALES, from the coding sequence GTGGAACCCACGGACAATGATTACAAGGTGAAGCTGGAGGTCTTTGAAGGCCCCCTCGACCTGCTGCTGTACCTCATCAAGAAGGATGAGATCGACATCTATGACGTCTCCATCGAGCGCATCACCAGCCAGTACCTGAATTACATCGATACCTTCAAGGCCCTGAACATCGAGCTGGCCAGTGAGTTCATCGTGATGGCGGCCAACCTCATGTACCTGAAGAGCCGCGAGCTCCTGCCCAAGGACCTGCAGCCGCCGGATGAACAGGCGGAGGAAGACGACCCGCGCTGGGAGCTCATCCGCCAGCTGGTGGAGTACAAGAAGTTCAAGGACGCCGCCCAATTCCTTGGCCAGCGCGAGAGCAAGGGTGCCGAACTCTTCACCGCCACGCCAGAAATCCCCGACCTCACCACGCCCGAGGAAAGCATCGCCGAGGTGGGCATCTTCGACCTCATCCGGGCCTTCCAGAAGGTGCTGCGGAAGTTTGAGGATACGCACACGCTGCGAGAGATCGTGGATGACCGGTGGACCGTCAGCGACAAGATTGATCACCTCCTGGAAATCGTGCCCGTGGGTGGGCGCGTGCGTTTTGATGAACTCTTCAGCGCCGCCACGAGCCGCAGCGAGGTGATTGTGACCTTCCTCGCCATGCTGGAGCTCATGAAGCTGCACTTCCTGGAAGTGGAGCAGGAGCGCGTGCTCGGTGAGATCGTGGTGGTGCGTCCCTCGGACAAGATTGATGAGCTCGCCGCGACGATTCCCCCGCACATGCAGCTCGCCGCGGGGATGAAGCAGAAGTCAGATGATGCGGAGGAGGAGGGCGACGAGACACCCAAGGACCTCGCGCTGGAGTCGTGA
- a CDS encoding suppressor of fused domain protein, whose protein sequence is MSQAPDKPDSLDSVPDSHLGFESARDLEAISAHIKRYWGSIEFVLHEKKSSFVHIDIHVVAPTPERPYRVLITSGMSDRPMKVREGGEDFGYVELILAVPDTWPINHASFSDERNYWPIRQLTRAARAPHAHQYDLWYAHTIADGEEPEAFAPDVGFCANIVSVPLLCDEEGCSLKISPEKRIHFLTILPIYREEWQFAMKSGSMALLEKLDEAGVVEVIVKDRENVCA, encoded by the coding sequence ATGTCCCAAGCTCCAGACAAGCCAGATTCCCTTGATTCAGTGCCGGATTCCCATCTCGGGTTCGAATCTGCCCGCGATCTGGAAGCAATCAGTGCTCACATCAAACGCTATTGGGGATCCATCGAATTCGTTCTTCATGAGAAGAAGTCGTCCTTCGTGCACATTGATATCCACGTGGTGGCTCCAACTCCTGAGCGTCCCTATCGTGTGCTCATCACCTCCGGCATGAGTGACCGCCCTATGAAAGTGCGGGAAGGCGGCGAGGACTTCGGGTACGTCGAATTAATACTCGCGGTGCCGGACACTTGGCCGATTAACCACGCGAGCTTCTCCGATGAACGGAACTACTGGCCCATCCGGCAGCTAACGCGCGCCGCCCGAGCTCCGCATGCACACCAATACGACCTTTGGTACGCACACACCATTGCGGACGGAGAAGAACCTGAAGCGTTTGCGCCTGACGTTGGCTTCTGCGCAAACATCGTCTCGGTGCCCTTGTTGTGTGATGAAGAAGGGTGTTCTCTCAAAATTAGCCCGGAAAAACGAATTCATTTCCTCACCATCCTACCCATCTACCGGGAGGAATGGCAATTTGCCATGAAGTCAGGTTCCATGGCACTCCTTGAGAAGCTGGATGAGGCAGGTGTTGTCGAGGTGATAGTAAAAGATCGCGAGAATGTCTGTGCGTAA
- a CDS encoding nuclear transport factor 2 family protein — protein MNTKLKTTADRVGKWTSPFVCMVVACLVLASCGGTNAGGKTPSGPHPDEANIRAFLNTYFSTWSAKDMDGYGACFHPQARILMLDADDKVSSQGLTDFLHGQKMAHQLSKEPMVEKPLEMRFQGDMRGVQAEVTWVLTKGSSEVRGTDLFTLKREGNGWKIVALVFYGE, from the coding sequence ATGAATACGAAATTGAAGACGACAGCAGACCGGGTGGGGAAGTGGACCTCGCCCTTCGTGTGCATGGTGGTGGCCTGCCTCGTCCTTGCCTCGTGTGGAGGCACCAATGCCGGAGGCAAGACGCCCTCCGGCCCGCATCCTGATGAAGCGAACATTCGCGCGTTTCTGAATACCTATTTCTCCACCTGGTCCGCCAAGGACATGGATGGCTACGGTGCCTGCTTCCATCCCCAGGCGCGCATCCTCATGCTGGATGCGGATGACAAGGTGAGCAGCCAGGGGCTCACGGATTTCCTGCATGGGCAGAAGATGGCGCATCAGCTCTCCAAGGAACCCATGGTGGAGAAGCCTCTGGAAATGCGCTTTCAGGGAGATATGCGGGGCGTGCAGGCGGAAGTCACCTGGGTGCTGACGAAGGGCAGTTCCGAAGTGCGTGGCACGGACCTTTTCACACTGAAGCGCGAGGGGAACGGCTGGAAGATCGTCGCGCTCGTGTTTTACGGAGAGTAG
- a CDS encoding GAF domain-containing protein: protein MSSYADLGNTTSMRWLPDPRVAPHAQAIEERVGNFAAHIRPATFSEFLDPLMVRLFADCLRDAGAHEGVVWLADKEQKFLLCAYNQGPHSDRLNNLKVPVDTGLSGMILATQQPFCENNLSQNRAGASTLEERLGVIMCSRVLVPFFIAGKMRGVLAAYQFKDTLGCPEPGGFTPEAVEELNLLSRLMGRLLDHKLLCAAIGLEED, encoded by the coding sequence ATGTCTTCCTACGCTGATTTGGGAAACACCACGTCCATGCGCTGGCTGCCGGACCCGCGAGTCGCGCCGCATGCGCAGGCCATCGAGGAGCGGGTGGGGAACTTTGCTGCACACATCCGTCCTGCGACGTTCTCGGAATTCCTGGACCCACTCATGGTGCGGCTCTTCGCCGATTGCCTCCGCGATGCCGGGGCGCATGAAGGCGTGGTCTGGCTCGCCGACAAGGAGCAGAAGTTCCTCCTCTGCGCCTACAACCAGGGCCCGCACTCAGATCGGCTGAACAATCTCAAGGTGCCCGTGGATACCGGACTCTCCGGCATGATTCTCGCCACGCAGCAGCCGTTTTGTGAGAACAACCTCTCGCAGAATCGCGCCGGGGCCAGCACGCTGGAGGAGCGGCTGGGTGTCATCATGTGCAGCCGCGTGCTTGTGCCCTTCTTCATCGCGGGGAAGATGCGCGGCGTGCTCGCGGCCTATCAGTTCAAGGACACCCTCGGCTGCCCTGAGCCCGGTGGTTTCACCCCCGAGGCGGTGGAGGAGCTGAACCTGCTTTCACGTCTCATGGGGCGCCTGCTCGACCACAAACTGCTCTGTGCCGCCATCGGCCTGGAAGAGGATTGA
- a CDS encoding YiiX family permuted papain-like enzyme gives MGRRPVTFFTTILGLAVALSTAAFAETPPHSPDIPVRDGDIIFHRSLTSQAAAIAAATHSEFTHMGVIFIEDGKPVVYEAVQPVGKAPLDEWIKRGDKEHYVIKRLKDPSKLDTVALKKEVTTMLGKNYDWLFEWSDESIYCSELVWKGYDRASGIKLGELRTLKELDLSHAAVQKILKERYGDKVPYAMEVICPCDVFSSPLLETVETK, from the coding sequence ATGGGCCGGAGACCTGTGACTTTCTTCACCACCATCTTGGGACTGGCAGTCGCGCTGTCCACAGCCGCATTCGCGGAAACGCCACCTCACTCCCCGGACATCCCAGTCCGCGACGGCGACATCATTTTCCACCGTTCGCTGACGAGCCAGGCGGCCGCCATTGCAGCGGCGACGCACTCGGAGTTCACCCACATGGGCGTCATCTTCATCGAGGATGGGAAGCCGGTCGTGTACGAGGCGGTGCAACCCGTGGGCAAGGCACCGCTCGACGAGTGGATCAAGCGCGGGGACAAAGAGCACTATGTTATCAAGCGGCTGAAGGACCCGTCCAAGCTGGACACGGTGGCGCTCAAGAAGGAAGTCACCACCATGCTGGGCAAGAACTATGACTGGCTCTTTGAGTGGTCGGACGAAAGCATCTACTGCTCGGAACTCGTCTGGAAAGGTTACGACCGCGCCTCCGGTATCAAGCTGGGAGAGCTCCGCACCTTGAAGGAACTCGACCTCTCCCACGCCGCCGTGCAGAAGATTCTGAAGGAGCGCTACGGGGACAAGGTGCCCTATGCGATGGAGGTCATCTGCCCGTGCGACGTCTTCAGCTCGCCACTGCTGGAGACGGTGGAGACTAAATAG
- a CDS encoding ParB/RepB/Spo0J family partition protein yields MAKPALGKGLGALIGKAAAQPPASAPASFTPQPAPGEIVRKVPLSEVVPSPLQPRKEFAPEHLTELMDSIREHGIIQPLIVRLVHGKHELIAGERRFRASRELGLSEVPVIVRTASDKDVLEMALIENLQRENLNPLEEAQAYVRLAKEFGLKQEDIAQRVGKNRATVANAIRLLELPGGVQNYLRDGKLSTGHAKVLLSLKKAEDIEVAAEEVIRKSLTVRATEKLVEGILNPPAPKPKPSAPDAELKVALDSIQTRLTRHLSTGIAIHHGEKKGKVEIEYYSVDDLNRLLSAMGLPDEVS; encoded by the coding sequence ATGGCTAAACCAGCACTCGGCAAAGGACTCGGAGCATTGATCGGCAAGGCTGCCGCTCAACCGCCTGCGTCTGCGCCCGCCTCCTTCACTCCGCAGCCCGCGCCGGGCGAGATCGTTCGCAAAGTTCCCCTCAGCGAGGTGGTGCCCAGTCCGCTGCAGCCGCGCAAGGAGTTCGCGCCCGAGCATCTCACGGAGCTGATGGATTCCATCCGCGAGCACGGCATCATCCAGCCGCTCATCGTGCGCCTCGTCCATGGCAAGCATGAACTCATCGCCGGTGAGCGCCGTTTCCGTGCGAGTCGGGAGCTGGGTCTGAGCGAAGTGCCCGTCATCGTGCGCACTGCGTCGGACAAGGATGTGCTGGAGATGGCGCTCATTGAGAACCTCCAGCGTGAGAACCTCAATCCCCTCGAAGAAGCACAGGCCTATGTGCGTCTCGCGAAGGAGTTCGGCCTCAAGCAGGAAGACATTGCCCAGCGCGTCGGCAAGAATCGCGCCACCGTGGCGAATGCCATCCGCCTTCTGGAATTGCCGGGTGGTGTGCAGAACTACCTCCGTGATGGCAAGCTGAGCACCGGTCATGCAAAGGTGCTGCTCTCGCTGAAGAAGGCCGAGGACATTGAGGTTGCCGCGGAGGAAGTCATTCGCAAGTCGCTCACCGTGCGTGCCACGGAGAAGCTCGTGGAGGGCATCCTCAATCCTCCCGCGCCGAAGCCGAAGCCATCCGCACCGGATGCCGAGCTGAAGGTGGCTCTCGATTCCATCCAGACACGCCTCACGCGCCATCTCTCCACTGGCATCGCCATTCATCACGGCGAGAAGAAGGGCAAGGTCGAGATCGAATACTACAGCGTGGATGATCTCAATCGCCTGCTTTCGGCGATGGGCTTGCCGGATGAGGTGTCGTAG
- a CDS encoding PVC-type heme-binding CxxCH protein — protein MTRAAFLLCTLALLVVGARPSSAQEAAPAFRAGVAAIDITPQKFPVIVNGNFTERLAQQANDKLHARAIAMDDGRTRLVLCVVDTCMMPREVIDQAKAIVAKETGLAMSHMTVSATHTHSAPAAMGCLGSRADPEYTKWLPGKVAEAMMTALKNLQPAKVGWASVDDWEHTHNRRWIYRPDRIQSDPFGNPTVRAMMHPGYESPNHVGPSGPVDPGLSVLALQTKDGKPLALFANYSQHYFGASAVSADYYGAFCKHVAKLLGQSSSEGPFVAMMSQGTSGDLMWMDYGKPKQNISMDAYAEAVAKRALEAWGKVEFRDSVPLGIVEKKIPLTYRVPDEARLKWARETMAVVKDRLPTSKPEIYANEAILLHEKQKTELVLQALRIGDLGITTLPNEVFALTGLKLKAQSPFTSHFNIELANGAEGYIPPPEQHKLGGYTTWPARTAGLEVQAEPVIVETLLKAAEEVSGLNRRVMTQGRGAYAEAVLAANPLAYWRLDEAVIPKASDATGSKEHAADIEDGVALYLEGPEGEAFSGKDINRAMHFAGGRVHGAVKELGDTYSVEFWFWNGLPEDARPVTGYLFSRGPNKDRSCPGDHLGIGGTHADGSPGRLMFYNGDGKRKLLAGSTLLSQKTWHHVVLTRSKNQVRVYLDGKTKPEIEGELEYTLPQGVKDVFLGGRSDGFAGLEGKMDEVALYSRVLTADEAAAHYRASGLTPPRARTETSALSPEESLKRIHVPKGFAVELVAAEPLVLDPVAFDWDDRGRLWVVEMADYPLGMDGNGKPGGRVSILEDTNQDGKYDKRTLFAEGLRFPTGILTWRDGCLITAAPEVLLLRDKDDDGKMDESKALLTGFMEGNQQLRVNGLRWGLDGWVYCANGGHTANYGKDVNVTSTLTGEKVALGSRDFRFKPDTGEIDPLSGPAQFGRTRDAWGHWFGVQNSYPLWHYALEDRYLRRNPHVAPPSPKVMLTEPNARVFPASAQEKRFHSFDQAGRFTSACGPTIYGDDALFGRRGVTDAFVCEPFHNVVQHLVLEDDGATFKASRDASEKLDFFASEDRWCRPVMVRTGPDGSLWVADMYRYMIEHPQWLPTQGKEELLAHYREGDDRGRMYRVFAGTKAPSANADLSRLDGAGLISLLASSNSWLRDKAHMMLLWRADKSVVPQLIGFLQNHPSPSARLHALWLLHGFGALQSAQLIAALSDPVPGIRESALRLAEKTQDAAVIQKAAALAGDSDAKVRLQLLSSLGEWKHPAASAALVKLALAKSDATLERAALAGSATAHLPALADAASSNPTLMETVVRTALGAGDAGIVRDLAAPVLAKAKTSDEPSLRNVSTLLRALRDAGSSLDTLAAKHPEDAAWQRLKESKGALLQKVREFAASGDASPSAARLIAASILLADAGEGSGAIELVGRWMQMPASAETFGECVALLASSSDPRIPTLLLAQWNERTPRQREAVLDALLGREGWALTLLKEIQEGRITSSSLDAQRQTRLFKHPAKAVSKLAGEVIKARDSRQQVLDKFRPALSLTGDPAKGKQTFSQACIACHQLEGVGLAVGPDLRSVVQHPPDKLFTSILDPSAIIEPGFTAYFCDLKSGSQVYGAIASETGSSVTLRLADGSLKPVLRSEINKLQSSNLSLMPDGLEALLTPQSLADLIAYLRLPK, from the coding sequence ATGACACGCGCTGCCTTTCTCCTTTGCACCCTCGCGCTTCTGGTTGTCGGAGCTCGCCCTTCATCTGCGCAGGAAGCGGCACCCGCCTTCCGCGCTGGCGTTGCCGCGATCGACATCACCCCGCAGAAGTTCCCCGTCATCGTGAATGGAAACTTCACCGAACGACTCGCGCAGCAGGCCAATGACAAGCTGCATGCACGCGCCATCGCGATGGATGATGGCCGCACCAGGCTAGTGCTCTGCGTGGTGGACACATGCATGATGCCGCGCGAGGTCATCGATCAGGCGAAAGCTATCGTGGCGAAGGAGACCGGGTTGGCCATGTCCCACATGACTGTGTCTGCCACGCACACGCACAGTGCACCTGCGGCCATGGGCTGCCTCGGCAGCCGTGCGGACCCCGAGTACACAAAGTGGCTGCCGGGTAAGGTCGCGGAGGCGATGATGACGGCGCTCAAGAACTTGCAACCCGCGAAGGTCGGCTGGGCCTCGGTGGACGACTGGGAGCACACGCACAACCGCCGCTGGATCTACCGACCGGACCGCATCCAGAGCGACCCCTTCGGAAATCCCACGGTGCGTGCCATGATGCATCCGGGGTATGAAAGCCCCAATCATGTGGGCCCCTCCGGACCAGTGGATCCAGGACTCAGCGTGCTGGCCTTGCAAACGAAGGACGGCAAACCCCTCGCGCTCTTCGCGAACTATTCGCAGCACTACTTCGGCGCCTCGGCGGTGTCGGCGGATTACTACGGCGCCTTCTGCAAGCATGTGGCGAAGCTGCTGGGTCAGTCGTCCAGCGAAGGCCCCTTCGTTGCCATGATGTCGCAGGGCACCAGCGGCGACCTCATGTGGATGGACTACGGCAAGCCCAAGCAGAACATCTCCATGGATGCCTATGCAGAAGCGGTGGCGAAGCGGGCACTGGAGGCGTGGGGGAAGGTGGAGTTCCGCGACAGCGTGCCGCTCGGCATCGTGGAGAAGAAGATTCCGCTCACGTATCGTGTGCCGGATGAGGCCCGCCTGAAGTGGGCGCGTGAAACCATGGCAGTAGTGAAGGACCGGCTCCCCACGAGCAAGCCGGAGATCTATGCGAACGAGGCCATCCTGCTGCACGAGAAGCAGAAGACAGAACTCGTGCTGCAGGCGCTGCGCATCGGTGATCTCGGCATCACCACGCTGCCGAATGAAGTCTTCGCCCTCACCGGATTGAAGCTGAAGGCGCAGTCTCCTTTCACGTCGCATTTCAATATTGAGCTGGCCAATGGCGCGGAGGGATACATCCCACCGCCGGAGCAGCACAAGCTCGGTGGCTACACCACGTGGCCTGCGCGTACGGCGGGCCTGGAGGTGCAGGCGGAGCCGGTGATTGTGGAGACACTGCTGAAGGCTGCGGAGGAAGTGTCCGGCTTGAACCGGCGCGTCATGACGCAGGGCAGGGGAGCGTATGCGGAAGCGGTCCTTGCAGCGAACCCACTGGCATATTGGAGGCTGGATGAAGCGGTGATCCCGAAGGCCAGTGATGCCACAGGCTCGAAGGAACATGCCGCCGATATCGAAGATGGCGTGGCGCTCTATCTCGAAGGTCCCGAAGGTGAGGCCTTCTCAGGAAAAGACATCAATCGCGCCATGCACTTCGCTGGCGGCCGTGTGCATGGTGCAGTGAAGGAACTGGGAGATACCTACAGCGTGGAGTTCTGGTTCTGGAATGGACTACCGGAAGATGCCCGTCCAGTGACAGGCTACCTCTTCTCGCGCGGGCCGAATAAAGACCGCTCCTGTCCCGGTGATCACCTCGGCATCGGCGGCACGCATGCGGACGGGTCTCCGGGAAGGCTCATGTTCTACAACGGCGATGGCAAGCGCAAACTCCTTGCGGGTTCCACGCTTCTTTCCCAGAAGACCTGGCATCATGTAGTGCTCACGCGCTCGAAGAATCAGGTGCGTGTGTATCTCGATGGGAAGACCAAGCCCGAGATTGAAGGTGAGCTGGAATACACGCTGCCGCAGGGCGTGAAGGATGTCTTCCTCGGCGGACGCAGCGATGGCTTCGCGGGGTTGGAGGGCAAGATGGATGAAGTCGCTCTCTATAGCAGGGTGCTCACCGCCGATGAGGCGGCAGCGCACTACCGTGCCTCTGGACTCACACCGCCTCGTGCTCGCACGGAGACCTCAGCGCTTTCTCCAGAGGAATCCCTCAAGCGCATCCATGTGCCGAAGGGATTCGCTGTCGAGCTCGTCGCTGCGGAACCACTCGTATTGGACCCTGTGGCCTTCGATTGGGATGACCGTGGCCGCCTCTGGGTAGTGGAGATGGCGGACTATCCCCTCGGCATGGATGGCAATGGCAAGCCGGGCGGTCGTGTTTCCATCCTCGAAGACACCAACCAGGACGGCAAATACGACAAGCGCACACTCTTCGCGGAAGGACTGCGTTTCCCCACCGGCATCCTCACGTGGCGCGATGGCTGCCTCATCACGGCCGCACCGGAAGTGCTGCTGCTGCGCGACAAGGATGACGACGGCAAGATGGATGAGAGCAAGGCGCTGCTCACTGGATTCATGGAAGGCAATCAGCAACTTCGCGTGAATGGTCTCCGCTGGGGACTCGATGGCTGGGTGTACTGCGCGAATGGTGGACACACGGCGAACTATGGCAAGGACGTGAATGTCACCTCCACGCTCACGGGTGAGAAGGTGGCACTGGGCAGCCGCGACTTCCGCTTCAAGCCGGACACAGGTGAAATCGATCCGCTGAGTGGCCCCGCGCAGTTTGGTCGCACGCGGGATGCCTGGGGGCACTGGTTTGGTGTGCAGAACAGTTATCCCCTCTGGCACTATGCGTTGGAGGACCGTTACCTGCGGCGCAACCCTCACGTGGCACCGCCTTCGCCGAAGGTGATGCTCACGGAGCCCAATGCTCGTGTGTTTCCCGCCAGTGCGCAGGAGAAGCGCTTCCACAGCTTTGACCAGGCAGGTCGCTTCACTTCTGCGTGCGGCCCCACCATCTATGGAGACGATGCCTTGTTTGGCCGGCGTGGGGTGACGGATGCGTTTGTCTGCGAGCCCTTCCACAATGTAGTGCAGCATCTCGTGCTGGAGGACGACGGCGCGACCTTCAAGGCATCGCGCGATGCTTCCGAGAAGCTCGACTTCTTCGCCAGTGAGGATCGCTGGTGTCGTCCCGTGATGGTGCGCACAGGTCCGGATGGTTCGCTGTGGGTGGCGGACATGTATCGCTACATGATTGAGCATCCGCAGTGGCTGCCCACGCAGGGCAAGGAGGAACTGTTGGCGCATTACCGCGAAGGCGATGATCGCGGGCGCATGTATCGGGTGTTCGCGGGAACGAAGGCGCCGTCAGCCAATGCGGACCTGAGCAGGCTGGATGGTGCAGGTCTCATCTCCTTGCTAGCCAGTTCGAACAGCTGGCTGCGCGACAAGGCCCACATGATGTTGCTGTGGCGTGCGGACAAATCCGTGGTGCCGCAGCTCATTGGTTTCCTGCAAAATCATCCCAGCCCCTCCGCCCGTCTTCATGCGCTCTGGCTGCTGCACGGATTCGGTGCCTTGCAAAGCGCTCAGCTCATCGCTGCCCTGTCCGACCCAGTGCCAGGGATTCGTGAGAGTGCCTTGAGGCTCGCAGAGAAGACTCAAGACGCCGCGGTGATTCAAAAGGCCGCAGCCCTCGCGGGTGATTCCGACGCGAAGGTGCGCCTGCAACTGCTCAGCTCCCTCGGCGAGTGGAAACATCCTGCGGCCAGCGCTGCCTTGGTGAAACTGGCTCTGGCGAAGTCCGATGCCACACTGGAGCGCGCCGCACTGGCGGGCTCCGCCACCGCGCATCTGCCTGCGCTGGCAGATGCGGCATCGTCGAATCCCACCCTCATGGAGACGGTGGTGCGCACGGCGCTCGGAGCGGGAGATGCAGGCATCGTGCGCGACCTTGCGGCTCCCGTACTCGCGAAGGCAAAAACCAGCGACGAGCCCTCCCTTCGCAATGTGAGCACCCTTTTGCGAGCCTTGCGTGATGCGGGTAGTTCCCTGGACACACTGGCTGCAAAGCATCCTGAAGACGCTGCATGGCAAAGGCTGAAGGAGTCGAAGGGTGCGCTATTGCAGAAGGTGCGCGAGTTTGCGGCCAGTGGAGACGCAAGTCCTTCGGCTGCTCGTCTCATCGCGGCTTCCATCCTGTTGGCGGATGCCGGCGAAGGTAGTGGAGCCATTGAGTTGGTGGGGCGTTGGATGCAGATGCCTGCATCAGCAGAAACCTTCGGCGAGTGCGTCGCGTTGCTGGCCTCATCATCAGACCCGCGCATCCCAACGCTGTTGCTTGCGCAATGGAACGAACGCACACCGCGCCAGCGCGAAGCCGTACTGGATGCGTTGCTTGGCAGGGAAGGCTGGGCGCTGACGTTGTTAAAGGAGATCCAAGAAGGCCGCATCACCAGCAGCAGCCTCGATGCGCAGCGGCAGACGCGCCTTTTCAAGCATCCCGCGAAAGCGGTGAGCAAGCTCGCAGGTGAAGTCATCAAGGCACGCGATTCACGCCAGCAGGTGCTGGACAAGTTCCGCCCGGCGCTCTCGCTTACCGGTGACCCGGCAAAAGGAAAGCAGACATTCTCTCAAGCCTGCATCGCCTGTCATCAGCTCGAAGGCGTGGGCCTCGCCGTGGGACCGGACCTGCGCTCCGTGGTGCAGCATCCACCGGACAAGCTCTTCACTTCCATCCTGGATCCCAGCGCTATCATCGAGCCCGGCTTCACCGCTTATTTCTGCGACCTCAAGAGCGGCAGCCAGGTGTATGGTGCCATCGCCAGCGAGACCGGCAGCAGCGTTACCCTGCGCCTCGCGGACGGCAGCCTCAAACCCGTGCTGCGCTCGGAAATCAACAAACTGCAAAGCTCCAACCTGTCCCTCATGCCCGATGGCTTGGAGGCGTTGCTCACCCCGCAGTCGCTGGCGGATTTGATTGCGTATCTGCGGTTGCCGAAGTGA